Genomic segment of Mucilaginibacter sabulilitoris:
GGTAAAGGCTATCATAGTCGGCCTGTGCAACCTGGTCATTACGGCTCCAGCCAATTTCTGTTCCGCGCTGAGTTACCGGCCCGAAGTGAATAAACATACCAAAGCGCTTATCCATAAACTGATCCATAACCGCTTTAGGTGTTTTTTGCTGGGCAATGGCCGTACAGGTGCTCATTACCAGTGCTATCAGCAACGCCGCCTTTTTCTTCTTCATATTGGGTTTATAATAGTTTACTTGTTGTTCACAAAAAAATGCACAATGCGACAGGCATGCCCCTTGCTTGCGCTGTTTTTTTGTTCGCTTATCCTGATCCGGAGCACATGGCTGCCGTTAGCTAAATTATCCCCCAGTAAATGATAAATAGGCAGGTGCAACCAGCTGCTAAATTCAGTGAACAGATCAAGATCTTTAAATTCGTCTTTGTCAACCGCGTAGGATATGGTACCCGCATCGCCGCCAGCAACTACGGCTATACCAACTGCATTGCCTTTAAACGGCAATGATAACTCAGAACCCGGCTCGGTAGCATTTAACACCGGCACATTCACAAACCCATCGCGGACTTGTAAGCCGTCCGAGGGTTTCCAGTTTGGCGTAATTTGCCATCCCTCACCCGGTTTGGCGTTGGTCAGATCATAATAGCTACCGTTTTCAAAACGGGCCTTATCAATTGGTTTAGGTAAAGTCAGTTTAAATGGCGCTTTGTATGTAGTTTCAACACAAGTCTGCAGCAGGCTTTTAATATTGGCGAAATACAGCTCCTGACCATAATGGGCCGGGTGTATATCTTTAAAATCGTCAGCCCAGCTTAGTTCCTTGTTTTTTATTTTATCATTAACTTCTAAAGCCAGGTTTATATAGGGTAGGTTATAGTGAGCGGCCACCATTTCGTGGTTTACCAGCTCAGGCGATACTTTGCCCTTGCTATAATTTTCTATTTTTTGAGGGTCGACAAATGCCATGAAAACAATGTCGGTATATGGATTAGCATTACGCGCGTGCCGCACAATACCTTCTAATGAGCGCACCTGTGTAGTGCTATCGGTACCCCTGTCGTTCACAGCGGCTTCTACAAATAACAGATCGGTTTTGCCTGAGTCGAGCACGTCTCTTTGTACACGGAAAGCATGAGGTAAACTACCTAACGAAGGAATGCCTGCAGCGATGAAATGAAAATCGGTTTCAGGGTAGGTTTCTTTGAGGTATTTGCAAACCTTATCACGCCAGCCCGGATTAAAGGTAATAGAACCTCCCAAAAAAGAAACCGTAGCTTTTTTCTTAACTGCAGCGGCGTAATAAAAGTTATTAAGCTTACTGCCTGTTTTAATGTAGTTGCTATAAGGCAGCACCTTTTTTACCGGATAAGAATTATTGATAATAAAATCGGCGTAATAATCCGGGCGATCAATCTTAAAATGATGTCCCTGCAATTCCATTGGCCCCTGGGTTATAGGGTTTATACTCATCGGGCCACCTAAGGCCAGGTATTTTTTTTCAAAGGGGTAAGTGTTTTCATCGGGCGGAGCAAGCTTGTCATTTAAGCCAATAGTGTGCAATACCGGTACACGGAATGACGCCAAACCTTCCAAATTATCAATAGGATTATCATTGTAAGCTATGGCCTGATCTTCGGTAAAATGGTAAATCTGTTTTAACTCTTTCCAGGCAGCGGCATCGCCGGGGCCCTTTCCTTTGCCTCCCGGCCAGCTTTTAATGTCGCACACCGGAGTTTCCGCATAAATGCAGCTTACCTTATCCGGGTTACGCTTGGCCCAGCCATAAGCATATAACCCGCCGCGACTTACAGCCTCCAAAGCCACCTTTGGCGCAAAGGCCAGTTTGCCAGTCAGGTAAGTATAAAATTTATCCCAAACCTGCAACGATGCCGGGCTGCCATACTGGTTATCAACATTAACAAAGGCTACATAAAAACCTTTGGTTAGCAATATGCTGTCAATTTCGGTATGCCAATCAGGGAATGAGGCGCGCCAAACCCATGGGTTACCCGGCAGCGGATGCGTGGGTTTTACGTAATAAGCATCGTGGCCATCAATATTCACCTGCACTTTCTCAAAGCCTTTCCACAATGCTACTTTGTTGTCCTGACCTTTTACCTGCAGGCCAGCGCTGATTGCTAATGTTAAGATTAATAGGTGTTTAAATTTTATCATTTTTTATATGGAAATTTTTATCAGTACAAGGCATAGCCCTGTTTGAACATTAAAAAGTTGCAGCATATAATTATTTGACCTCGTTTTATTGGCGTGGTAAATGTATTTGGTAATTACCTTGCAAAAAATGGATAAACCATCGAAACAGATGGACAATCCCTTTAAAAATCAAATAAACTGCCGGTATAAATGGTTAAATAGATGCAGAGAACGTATAAAGCCGGCCCGCTTCTGTTTTAAAGCTATAACCAAAATCATTGCCTGCGTTTGCATTCTTTACTACCTTAACAGTAGTTTTTAATACATTAGGAACACGAAGCTTGCAGTCGCCTCCGGCTAACGATTTTATGGTTAGTTTAACGATCTTACCGTTTTTCCACTGCATGTCGGTAATTTCAAAATCGCCTCTGGCACGCAGGCCCTGTACACTGCCGGTTGCCCATACTTTTGGCAATGCCGGTAATAACTGAATTTCGTCAGTTTGGCTTTGTACCAGCATTTCGGCTACGCCTGCGGCATATCCAAAATTTCCATCAATCTGGAATGGCGGGTGTGCGCAAAATAAATTGGAGTAAAGGCCACCACCTTCATTATAGTCAACCCCGGAGCCGCCAACCAGCGTAATAAAGTTTTTAACGATGGTATGCGCGTGGTCGCCATCCTGCAAACGCGCCCAGAAGTTCATTTTCCAGGCCATTGACCAGCCTGTAGATACATCGCCGCGTGCCAGCAAACTTACTTTAGCGGCTTTAGCCAGGTCGGGGGTTTTAATGGTGCTTATCCTATGACCAGGATGCAAACCAAAAAGGTTTGATGAATGACGGTGCGTATCTTTAGGATCATCGCGGTCTGTTTCCCACTCCTGCAGCTGGCCCCATTTGCCTATTTTGGGTTTTAGTAAATGCTCGCGCATATCGGCAACCCGATCACGATATGCCTTATCAATACCTAAAGCATCGGCAGCCTCCATATAATTGGTGAAC
This window contains:
- a CDS encoding SGNH/GDSL hydrolase family protein; the encoded protein is MIKFKHLLILTLAISAGLQVKGQDNKVALWKGFEKVQVNIDGHDAYYVKPTHPLPGNPWVWRASFPDWHTEIDSILLTKGFYVAFVNVDNQYGSPASLQVWDKFYTYLTGKLAFAPKVALEAVSRGGLYAYGWAKRNPDKVSCIYAETPVCDIKSWPGGKGKGPGDAAAWKELKQIYHFTEDQAIAYNDNPIDNLEGLASFRVPVLHTIGLNDKLAPPDENTYPFEKKYLALGGPMSINPITQGPMELQGHHFKIDRPDYYADFIINNSYPVKKVLPYSNYIKTGSKLNNFYYAAAVKKKATVSFLGGSITFNPGWRDKVCKYLKETYPETDFHFIAAGIPSLGSLPHAFRVQRDVLDSGKTDLLFVEAAVNDRGTDSTTQVRSLEGIVRHARNANPYTDIVFMAFVDPQKIENYSKGKVSPELVNHEMVAAHYNLPYINLALEVNDKIKNKELSWADDFKDIHPAHYGQELYFANIKSLLQTCVETTYKAPFKLTLPKPIDKARFENGSYYDLTNAKPGEGWQITPNWKPSDGLQVRDGFVNVPVLNATEPGSELSLPFKGNAVGIAVVAGGDAGTISYAVDKDEFKDLDLFTEFSSWLHLPIYHLLGDNLANGSHVLRIRISEQKNSASKGHACRIVHFFVNNK